A region of Micromonospora chokoriensis DNA encodes the following proteins:
- a CDS encoding nucleotidyltransferase, with product MDSDLQRYLDDLVAAAREVLGADLIGAYAAGSVGLGAYQPGRSDVDVALVSAGPLARATGRELVARLRHEALPCPARGLELVVYDRAVAASGTPEPGFEVELNTGAAMPFRCTLDPADRPAADGRFWYGLDRSILHQSGLPLLGPPAGEVFADLTAADLRRLLVEALSWWLALPTPPDDRPAPGTEDAVLGACRSLVRHRDGVWLAKVAAGRRLVDAGDRAEVIHRAIAARHGGPPPTGAQARAFQQRVRDEIAGQPVVSGPGGTATRRRAG from the coding sequence GTGGACTCCGACCTCCAGCGCTACCTTGACGACCTGGTCGCCGCCGCCCGGGAGGTGCTCGGGGCCGACCTCATCGGCGCGTACGCCGCCGGCTCGGTCGGGCTCGGCGCCTACCAACCCGGCCGCAGCGACGTGGACGTGGCGCTGGTCAGCGCCGGGCCGCTCGCCCGGGCGACCGGACGGGAGCTGGTGGCGCGGCTGCGACACGAGGCGCTGCCCTGCCCGGCACGGGGACTGGAGCTGGTGGTCTACGACCGGGCGGTGGCCGCGTCCGGAACACCGGAGCCCGGGTTCGAGGTCGAACTGAACACCGGCGCCGCCATGCCGTTCCGGTGCACCCTCGACCCGGCCGACCGACCGGCCGCCGACGGACGCTTCTGGTACGGGTTGGACCGCAGCATCCTGCACCAGAGCGGTCTGCCGCTGCTCGGCCCGCCGGCCGGGGAGGTCTTCGCCGACCTCACGGCGGCCGACCTGCGTCGGCTGCTCGTCGAGGCGCTGTCCTGGTGGCTCGCCCTGCCGACCCCACCGGACGACCGGCCCGCGCCCGGCACCGAGGACGCGGTGCTCGGCGCCTGCCGATCGCTGGTGCGGCACCGCGACGGCGTATGGCTCGCCAAGGTCGCGGCCGGTCGACGGCTGGTCGACGCCGGTGACCGGGCCGAGGTGATCCACCGCGCGATCGCCGCACGCCACGGCGGGCCGCCACCGACCGGCGCGCAGGCCCGCGCCTTCCAGCAACGGGTACGCGACGAGATCGCCGGACAGCCGGTGGTCAGCGGACCGGGCGGGACTGCAACGAGGCGAAGAGCAGGTTGA
- a CDS encoding FAD-dependent oxidoreductase: MTDRPEEFDLLVVGGGKAGKTLSMDVARSGQRVAMVERGMIGGSCINVACIPTKALVTSARAARHLRDAGALGLVVQGGQVDVDLLRAHKQDVVEGMVAANRQQFLDSGLHLVIGEARFVGPRTVRVSLADGGERLLRGADVVINTGTRPHLPSVPGMVEAGVLTSDTLLRLTRLPARLVVLGGGTVGVEFAQMFASFGSAVTLVEGGPRLLTREDPDVSDAVMRVFVDDGIDVRVGVAVARVDRDVDGTIRVTLDDGSLVTGDDVLVAAGREPVTDSLDLDVASVRLSERGFVEVDEHLRTTAERTWAAGDVAGSPQFTHVSLDDYRIIRANLAGGQRSTADRLVPYTVFTTPELARVGLTETEARRAGYDVEVARLPVAAIPRARTLRQTQGMWKAVVDTGTDRILGAALLGPESGEVITSVQLAMLAGMPWTALRDAVITHPTMTEGLNLLFASLQSRPVR; the protein is encoded by the coding sequence GTGACCGACCGACCGGAGGAGTTCGACCTGCTCGTCGTGGGCGGCGGTAAGGCCGGCAAGACGTTGAGCATGGACGTCGCCCGCTCCGGGCAGCGGGTCGCGATGGTCGAACGCGGCATGATCGGCGGCAGCTGCATCAACGTCGCGTGCATCCCGACGAAGGCGCTGGTGACCAGCGCCCGGGCGGCCCGCCACCTGCGCGACGCGGGCGCGCTCGGCCTGGTGGTGCAGGGCGGCCAGGTCGACGTCGATCTGCTGCGGGCCCACAAGCAGGACGTGGTCGAGGGGATGGTGGCCGCCAACCGGCAGCAGTTCCTCGACTCCGGCCTGCACCTGGTCATCGGCGAGGCCCGGTTCGTCGGCCCCCGGACGGTGCGGGTGTCGCTCGCCGACGGTGGCGAGCGGCTGCTGCGCGGCGCGGACGTGGTGATCAACACGGGTACGCGTCCGCACCTGCCCTCGGTCCCCGGGATGGTCGAGGCGGGGGTGCTGACCAGCGACACCCTGCTGCGCCTGACCCGGCTCCCGGCCCGGCTGGTGGTGCTCGGCGGCGGCACCGTCGGGGTGGAGTTCGCGCAGATGTTCGCGTCGTTCGGCAGCGCGGTGACGCTGGTCGAGGGCGGGCCGCGGCTGCTCACCCGCGAGGATCCCGACGTCAGTGACGCGGTGATGCGGGTCTTCGTCGACGACGGCATCGACGTCCGGGTGGGTGTCGCGGTGGCGCGGGTCGACCGGGACGTCGACGGCACGATCCGGGTGACGCTCGACGACGGCAGCCTGGTGACCGGGGACGACGTGCTGGTGGCCGCCGGCCGGGAACCGGTCACCGACTCCCTCGACCTGGACGTGGCCAGTGTACGCCTCAGCGAGCGGGGCTTCGTGGAGGTCGACGAACACCTGCGCACCACCGCCGAGCGCACCTGGGCGGCCGGAGACGTCGCCGGCAGCCCGCAGTTCACCCACGTCTCGTTGGACGACTACCGGATCATCCGGGCGAACCTCGCGGGTGGACAGCGCAGCACCGCCGACCGGCTCGTCCCGTACACCGTCTTCACCACCCCGGAGCTGGCCCGGGTTGGGCTCACCGAGACCGAGGCGCGTCGCGCCGGGTACGACGTCGAGGTCGCCCGCCTACCGGTCGCCGCGATCCCCCGGGCACGCACCCTGCGGCAGACCCAGGGCATGTGGAAGGCGGTCGTCGACACCGGCACCGACCGGATTCTCGGTGCGGCGCTGCTCGGCCCCGAGTCCGGCGAGGTGATCACGTCGGTGCAGCTGGCCATGCTCGCCGGGATGCCGTGGACCGCTCTGCGCGACGCGGTCATCACCCATCCGACGATGACCGAGGGTCTCAACCTGCTCTTCGCCTCGTTGCAGTCCCGCCCGGTCCGCTGA
- a CDS encoding DivIVA domain-containing protein produces MSIGAEPRAGRDDAASRPDFDVTLRGYDKRQVDRHLEQLDSQIAMLSGEHGRSAVRVRELTAEVQRLRTELADLQEKPVQVDRATIHDLGPMVAEIMALADKQATMITESATDHANELRSEAEQILADTRERAAQARQDLAEELATRRAEQEQAHEERRTLAEAELTAIREHAEQLRADGEAAHERAQHEAKRITEQSAQQLNQTRVAADALMKSARTQIQQELQSARAKNQQEMAQWQASVEREVNERRTAAERDIAEQQAAAERELAEQSSATEQQIAALLAEAQQHVTELRNRADEQAAIHQEQLTALQQEIAERQQESSELNAELDAARQQLAEIRQEGETLEDELSRMQQRLSEVRRDLTAESARLEEARRAGDSAERHAKEVRARVQREAKRVADLAAAAVMAAAAGGTETAEYPMVGSRSGTDRPGVERAEVERLTVERNGVPPVVAERPTNQDAGANPASADRSHDQASAYSPDHSSDEVAAEPEPTERPSGEPVDASEPTDEPAADRPATQEVRPEPTFPRHIGTDAPTPVPFLAFGQPVSENGAARH; encoded by the coding sequence ATGTCCATCGGCGCTGAGCCGCGCGCAGGGCGCGACGATGCGGCCTCACGGCCGGACTTCGATGTCACCCTGCGCGGCTACGACAAACGCCAGGTGGATCGGCACCTGGAGCAACTCGACAGCCAGATCGCGATGCTCAGTGGCGAGCACGGGCGCTCCGCCGTCCGGGTCCGTGAGCTGACCGCCGAGGTGCAGCGCCTGCGGACCGAACTAGCCGACCTCCAGGAGAAACCGGTGCAGGTGGACCGCGCGACGATCCACGACCTGGGCCCGATGGTCGCCGAGATCATGGCACTCGCCGACAAGCAGGCCACCATGATCACCGAGTCGGCCACCGACCACGCGAACGAGTTGCGCAGCGAGGCGGAGCAGATCCTCGCCGACACCAGGGAACGCGCGGCGCAGGCACGTCAGGACCTGGCCGAGGAGTTGGCGACCCGGCGGGCCGAGCAGGAGCAGGCGCACGAGGAGCGGCGCACGCTGGCCGAGGCCGAATTGACAGCGATCCGCGAGCACGCGGAGCAGTTGCGCGCCGACGGTGAGGCGGCGCACGAGCGCGCCCAGCACGAGGCGAAGCGGATCACCGAGCAGAGCGCTCAGCAGCTCAACCAGACCCGGGTCGCCGCCGACGCGCTGATGAAGTCGGCCCGCACCCAGATCCAGCAGGAACTCCAGTCGGCCCGGGCGAAGAACCAGCAGGAGATGGCCCAGTGGCAGGCCAGCGTGGAGCGGGAGGTCAACGAACGGCGGACCGCCGCCGAACGGGACATCGCCGAGCAGCAGGCCGCCGCCGAACGCGAACTCGCCGAGCAGAGCAGCGCGACCGAGCAGCAGATCGCCGCGCTGCTGGCCGAGGCGCAGCAGCACGTGACCGAGCTGCGTAACCGCGCCGACGAGCAGGCCGCCATCCACCAGGAGCAGCTCACCGCCCTCCAACAGGAGATCGCGGAGCGCCAGCAGGAGTCCAGTGAGCTGAACGCCGAGCTGGACGCCGCCCGTCAGCAGCTCGCCGAGATCCGCCAGGAGGGCGAGACGCTGGAGGACGAGCTGTCGCGGATGCAGCAGCGTCTCAGCGAGGTCCGCCGGGACCTCACCGCCGAGAGCGCCCGGTTGGAGGAGGCCCGACGGGCCGGTGACTCCGCCGAGCGACACGCCAAGGAGGTTCGCGCCCGGGTGCAACGGGAGGCGAAGCGGGTGGCCGACCTCGCCGCCGCCGCGGTCATGGCCGCGGCTGCCGGCGGGACGGAGACCGCCGAGTACCCGATGGTGGGCTCCCGGTCCGGCACCGACCGACCCGGTGTCGAGCGGGCGGAGGTCGAGCGGCTCACCGTCGAGCGCAACGGCGTGCCGCCGGTCGTCGCGGAGCGGCCCACCAACCAGGACGCGGGCGCCAACCCGGCGTCGGCCGACCGGTCCCACGACCAGGCATCGGCGTACTCCCCCGATCACTCTTCCGATGAGGTCGCGGCCGAACCCGAGCCCACCGAGCGGCCCAGCGGCGAACCTGTCGATGCGTCGGAGCCGACGGACGAACCGGCCGCGGACCGCCCGGCGACCCAGGAGGTACGCCCCGAGCCGACCTTCCCCCGGCACATCGGCACGGACGCGCCGACGCCCGTACCGTTCCTCGCCTTCGGACAGCCGGTCAGCGAGAACGGCGCCGCCCGCCACTGA
- a CDS encoding ricin-type beta-trefoil lectin domain protein translates to MGTPLLRRLRTPALGTLALVLTAGSWAAPAAAAPAQEPGVTLRVFDVQVPLSEICTLKPAQTPNVDKLMSTINWTSAADFGFEDNFVSQVLGTITTTQAGSYTFRLSSDDGSKLAIDNTVVINHDGLHGATPPKEGTVTLTAGLHPLRIDHFERGGGQQITLEWKTPGSSSFVVVPNSALSTDAGVVRVTAPGRKECEGVADTPGDGLPLTGVHPGYTLTNLRPSGFQPKVTGMDWLADGRLVVSTWGGSDQSGTSQDGEVWILGNTGGATTAGAVTTKKIAGGLKEPMGLKVVDGVVYVTEKQRLTRLVNTGGDEVVERLETVATWPYGGNFHEFAFGLLYADGFFYLNLSVSINSGGATTNPQPAGNRGTTLKVNKDTGAISYVAGGLRTPHGIGWGPEGGIFVTDNQGGWLPSSKLVHIKQGRFFNHYTNPAGPFDRALVTPPVLWMPQNEIANSPSTPLYLTSGRYAGQFVIGDVTYGGLQRATVEKVNGEYQGALFRLTQGLEAGVSEVNIGPDGAIYVGGLGAGGNWGQTGKLAYGLQKLTPNSTTTFEMLAMRATTTGFEVEYTQPVSAATAAELASHYKIKQWRYVATAAYGGPKVDEETLTVTSATLSADGKKVSLVVAGRKAGRVVHLRSPRPFTSTSGQSLWSTEAWYTLNSIPGSPPPPTGGTITGVGGKCLDVDNSGFADGTKIQLWTCNGTAAQSWTRVGNTYRVLGKCLDVDNAGTANGTKIQLWTCNGTGAQVWEPQSDGSIRNPQSGKIMEAAGGNTGDGTQIQLGTYAGSAHQKWVVGSGVTG, encoded by the coding sequence ATGGGCACACCCCTGCTACGCCGACTCCGCACCCCCGCCCTCGGTACGCTCGCGCTCGTCCTCACCGCCGGTTCCTGGGCCGCTCCGGCCGCCGCCGCACCCGCCCAGGAACCGGGCGTCACACTGCGCGTCTTCGACGTGCAGGTGCCACTCTCCGAGATCTGCACCCTCAAGCCGGCGCAGACCCCCAACGTGGACAAGCTGATGTCCACGATCAACTGGACTTCGGCCGCCGACTTCGGCTTCGAGGACAACTTCGTCTCGCAGGTGCTCGGCACCATCACCACCACCCAGGCCGGCAGCTACACGTTCCGGCTCAGCAGCGACGACGGGTCCAAGCTGGCCATCGACAACACGGTGGTGATCAACCACGACGGGTTGCACGGCGCGACCCCGCCCAAGGAGGGCACCGTCACCCTCACCGCCGGGCTGCACCCGCTGCGCATCGACCACTTCGAACGAGGAGGCGGGCAGCAGATCACCCTGGAGTGGAAGACGCCCGGCTCGTCGTCCTTCGTGGTCGTACCGAACTCGGCGCTGAGCACCGACGCCGGCGTGGTGCGGGTGACCGCGCCGGGCCGCAAGGAGTGCGAGGGCGTCGCCGACACTCCCGGCGACGGCCTGCCGCTAACCGGGGTGCACCCCGGGTACACGCTGACCAACCTGCGGCCCAGCGGGTTCCAGCCGAAGGTCACCGGGATGGACTGGCTGGCCGACGGCCGACTTGTCGTCTCCACCTGGGGTGGCAGCGACCAGTCCGGCACCTCCCAGGACGGTGAGGTCTGGATCCTCGGCAACACCGGCGGCGCGACCACCGCGGGCGCGGTGACCACCAAGAAGATCGCCGGCGGCCTGAAGGAGCCGATGGGGCTGAAGGTCGTCGACGGGGTGGTCTACGTGACCGAGAAGCAGCGGCTCACCCGACTGGTGAACACCGGCGGCGACGAGGTGGTCGAACGCCTGGAGACAGTCGCCACCTGGCCGTACGGGGGCAACTTCCACGAGTTCGCCTTCGGCCTGCTCTACGCCGACGGGTTCTTCTACCTGAACCTGTCAGTGTCGATCAACTCCGGCGGCGCCACCACCAACCCGCAGCCCGCCGGCAACCGGGGCACCACCCTCAAGGTCAACAAGGACACCGGCGCGATCAGCTACGTCGCCGGCGGTCTGCGTACCCCGCACGGCATCGGCTGGGGCCCGGAGGGCGGCATCTTCGTCACCGACAACCAGGGCGGTTGGCTGCCCTCGTCAAAGCTCGTGCACATCAAGCAGGGCCGGTTCTTCAACCACTACACGAACCCGGCCGGCCCGTTCGACAGGGCCCTGGTCACCCCGCCGGTGCTGTGGATGCCGCAGAACGAGATCGCGAACTCCCCCAGCACCCCGCTGTACCTGACCAGCGGCCGCTACGCCGGGCAGTTCGTCATCGGCGACGTGACGTACGGCGGCCTGCAGCGTGCCACCGTGGAGAAGGTCAACGGCGAGTACCAGGGCGCCCTGTTCCGACTCACCCAGGGCCTGGAGGCGGGCGTCTCCGAGGTCAACATCGGCCCGGACGGCGCGATCTACGTCGGCGGGCTCGGCGCCGGCGGCAACTGGGGTCAGACCGGCAAGCTGGCGTACGGCCTGCAGAAACTCACCCCGAACAGCACCACGACGTTCGAGATGCTCGCCATGCGCGCCACCACCACCGGCTTCGAGGTGGAGTACACCCAGCCCGTCTCGGCGGCAACCGCCGCCGAACTGGCGTCGCACTACAAGATCAAGCAATGGCGGTACGTGGCGACGGCGGCCTACGGCGGGCCGAAGGTCGACGAGGAGACGTTGACCGTCACCTCGGCCACCCTGTCGGCGGACGGGAAGAAGGTCAGCCTCGTGGTGGCGGGTCGTAAGGCCGGTCGGGTGGTGCACCTGCGCTCGCCGCGCCCGTTCACCTCCACCAGCGGCCAGTCACTGTGGAGCACGGAGGCGTGGTACACGCTCAACTCCATCCCGGGCAGTCCGCCACCACCCACCGGCGGCACCATCACCGGCGTCGGCGGCAAGTGTCTGGACGTCGACAACTCCGGTTTCGCCGACGGCACGAAGATCCAGCTCTGGACCTGCAACGGCACCGCCGCCCAGTCCTGGACGCGGGTCGGCAACACGTACCGGGTGCTGGGCAAGTGCCTGGACGTGGACAACGCCGGTACCGCGAACGGCACGAAGATCCAGCTCTGGACCTGCAACGGCACCGGCGCGCAGGTCTGGGAGCCGCAGAGCGACGGGTCGATCCGCAATCCGCAGTCCGGCAAGATCATGGAGGCCGCCGGCGGTAACACCGGCGACGGCACCCAGATCCAGCTCGGCACGTACGCGGGCAGCGCCCACCAGAAGTGGGTGGTCGGTAGCGGGGTAACCGGCTGA